The following proteins are co-located in the Meriones unguiculatus strain TT.TT164.6M chromosome 4, Bangor_MerUng_6.1, whole genome shotgun sequence genome:
- the Slc25a4 gene encoding ADP/ATP translocase 1, protein MGDQALSFLKDFLAGGIAAAVSKTAVAPIERVKLLLQVQHASKQISAEKQYKGIIDCVVRIPKEQGFLSFWRGNLANVIRYFPTQALNFAFKDKYKQIFLGGVDRHKQFWRYFAGNLASGGAAGATSLCFVYPLDFARTRLAADVGKGASQREFSGLGDCLTKIFKSDGLKGLYQGFSVSVQGIIIYRAAYFGVYDTAKGMLPDPKNVHIIVSWMIAQSVTAVAGLVSYPFDTVRRRMMMQSGRKGADIMYTGTVDCWRKIAKDEGAKAFFKGAWSNVLRGMGGAFVLVLYDEIKKYV, encoded by the exons ATGGGGGATCAGGCTCTGAGCTTCCTGAAGGACTTCCTGGCGGGTGGCATCGCCGCCGCCGTCTCCAAGACCGCTGTCGCCCCGATCGAGAGGGTCAAACTGCTGCTGCAG GTCCAGCATGCCAGCAAACAGATAAGTGCAGAGAAGCAGTACAAAGGCATCATTGATTGCGTCGTGAGAATTCCCAAGGAGCAGGGCTTTCTCTCCTTCTGGAGGGGTAACCTGGCCAACGTGATCCGGTACTTCCCCACTCAAGCCCTGAACTTCGCCTTCAAGGACAAGTACAAGCAGATCTTCCTGGGAGGCGTGGATCGGCATAAGCAGTTCTGGCGCTACTTCGCCGGGAACCTGGCTTCCGGTGGGGCAGCCGGCGCCACCTCCCTCTGCTTCGTCTACCCGCTGGACTTTGCCAGGACCAGGCTGGCTGCCGACGTGGGCAAGGGGGCTTCCCAGCGTGAGTTCAGTGGGCTGGGCGACTGTCTCACCAAGATTTTCAAGTCTGATGGCCTGAAGGGTCTCTACCAAGGTTTCAGTGTGTCTGTCCAGGGCATCATCATCTACCGAGCTGCCTACTTCGGAGTCTATGACACTGCCAAGG GGATGCTGCCAGACCCCAAGAATGTGCACATTATCGTGAGCTGGATGATTGCCCAGAGTGTGACGGCGGTGGCGGGGCTGGTGTCCTATCCCTTTGACACTGTTCGGCGTAGGATGATGATGCAGTCTGGCCGGAAAGGGG CTGACATTATGTACACGGGGACAGTTGACTGCTGGAGGAAGATTGCGAAAGATGAAGGAGCCAAGGCTTTCTTCAAAGGTGCCTGGTCCAATGTATTGAGAGGCATGGGTGGTGCTTTTGTATTGGTGTTGTATGATGAGATTAAAAAGTATGTCTAA